One stretch of Meiothermus sp. QL-1 DNA includes these proteins:
- a CDS encoding site-specific DNA-methyltransferase has product MRRIVLAECLHYLRTLPEASFPLIYLDPPFNTGKTQHRHRIRAVLDERGERVGFGGRRYATTPLASPAFPDRFEDFLAFLRPRLLEAYRLLSPTGSLFVHLDYREVHYVKVMLDEIFGRRSFMNEIIWAYDYGGRSKRRWPAKHDTLLWYAKNPREYTFNYEAIDRIPYLTPKVAGPEKAARGKTPTDVWWMTIVPTSSREKTGYPTQKPLKLLERIVRVHSNPGEVVLDFFAGSGTTGEAAARHGRGFVLVDESPEALEVMRRRLAPYAPEIIRLDETDSLPQARGL; this is encoded by the coding sequence ATGAGGCGGATTGTCCTGGCCGAGTGCCTGCACTACCTCCGCACGCTGCCCGAGGCCTCCTTTCCCCTCATCTACCTGGACCCTCCCTTCAACACCGGAAAGACCCAGCATCGCCATCGGATTCGTGCGGTCCTGGACGAGCGAGGGGAGCGGGTGGGTTTTGGGGGTAGGCGCTACGCCACCACCCCGCTGGCTTCCCCCGCCTTTCCCGACCGTTTCGAGGACTTTTTGGCCTTCCTGCGGCCCAGACTTCTGGAGGCCTACCGCCTTCTGAGCCCCACAGGCTCGCTTTTCGTGCATCTGGACTACCGCGAGGTGCACTACGTGAAGGTGATGCTGGACGAAATTTTTGGCCGCAGAAGCTTCATGAACGAGATCATCTGGGCCTACGACTACGGAGGGCGCTCCAAAAGGCGCTGGCCCGCCAAGCACGATACCCTCCTCTGGTACGCCAAAAACCCCCGCGAGTACACCTTCAACTACGAAGCCATCGACCGCATCCCCTACCTGACCCCTAAGGTGGCGGGGCCCGAAAAGGCGGCCCGGGGCAAGACCCCCACCGATGTGTGGTGGATGACCATCGTGCCCACCTCCTCCAGGGAGAAGACCGGCTACCCCACGCAAAAGCCCCTCAAGCTCCTGGAACGCATCGTGCGGGTGCACTCCAACCCCGGGGAGGTGGTGCTCGATTTTTTTGCCGGCTCAGGCACCACCGGCGAAGCGGCTGCCAGGCATGGCCGGGGTTTTGTGCTGGTAGACGAGAGCCCAGAGGCCCTTGAGGTCATGCGGCGTAGACTGGCCCCCTATGCCCCTGAGATAATCCGCCTGGATGAGACCGATTCTCTACCGCAGGCTCGGGGCCTTTGA
- the trpA gene encoding tryptophan synthase subunit alpha → MTTREAFARAKAEGRAALIPYVMAGYPRRGADLELVKQVLPYADLLEVGLPYSDPLGDGPVIQRASEQALQQGLRVADVARFVQEIRALTDMPLFLMTYINPVLAVGPERFFRMFKEAGANGLILPDLPPDQDPELVALAQGMGLETTFLLAPTSTEARIRTVAPYCTGFVYTVSVTGVTGARDRLPEGLPELVQRIRRVTDAPVAIGFGISNQATAQQAARAADGAVVASALIRAHEEGRRLGVVLDEVRAGLWLERPEAAL, encoded by the coding sequence ATGACCACCCGCGAAGCTTTTGCCAGGGCCAAAGCCGAGGGGCGCGCGGCCCTCATTCCCTATGTGATGGCCGGCTACCCGCGCCGGGGGGCCGACCTCGAGCTGGTCAAACAGGTCTTGCCCTACGCGGACTTGCTCGAGGTCGGGCTGCCCTACTCCGACCCCCTGGGCGACGGGCCAGTTATTCAGCGGGCTTCCGAGCAGGCTCTGCAGCAGGGCCTTCGTGTAGCGGATGTGGCCCGGTTCGTGCAGGAAATTCGGGCCCTCACCGATATGCCCCTCTTCCTCATGACCTACATCAACCCGGTGCTGGCCGTGGGCCCCGAGCGGTTTTTCCGCATGTTCAAGGAGGCCGGGGCCAACGGGTTGATTCTGCCCGACCTGCCCCCTGACCAGGACCCCGAGCTGGTGGCCCTGGCGCAGGGGATGGGCCTCGAGACCACCTTTCTGCTGGCCCCTACCTCCACCGAGGCCCGCATCCGGACCGTGGCCCCCTACTGCACCGGCTTTGTGTACACGGTCTCGGTGACCGGGGTGACCGGGGCGCGCGACCGGCTGCCCGAGGGGCTGCCCGAGCTGGTGCAGCGCATCCGCCGGGTGACCGATGCCCCGGTGGCCATCGGCTTTGGCATCTCCAACCAAGCCACCGCCCAGCAGGCCGCCCGGGCCGCCGATGGGGCGGTGGTGGCCAGCGCCCTGATCCGGGCCCACGAGGAGGGGAGGAGGCTTGGGGTGGTGCTCGATGAGGTGCGGGCAGGCCTGTGGCTCGAGCGGCCCGAGGCTGCGCTCTGA
- the trpB gene encoding tryptophan synthase subunit beta, which translates to MQLPSYPLPDAKGRYGEFGGRYVPETLMPALEELTEAYLHFKNDPDFLAEYEYYLREYVGRPSPLYLAENLTRHLGGAKIYLKREDLNHTGAHKINNTLGQALLCKRMGKKRVIAETGAGQHGVSVATVAALMGLECVVYQGAEDVRRQALNVFRMKLLGAEVRPVESGTKTLKDATNEAIRDWVTNVRDSFYIIGSVVGPHPYPMMARDFQSIVGEEIKAQLREKEGRESPDVVIACVGGGSNAIGVFAPFAYQEPRPRLIGVEAAGHGAASGLHALSIGAGRKGVLHGAKMFLLYDDDGQIQPAHSVSAGLDYPGVGPEHSYFAEQGIAEYVGITDEEALEGFQLLCRLEGIIPALESAHAIAYAAKLAPEMEPEQVIVINLSGRGDKDVAEVMRLMDEGQGSRAEGLVLGGRS; encoded by the coding sequence ATGCAGCTACCCAGCTACCCCCTGCCCGACGCAAAGGGCCGCTATGGCGAATTTGGCGGGCGCTATGTGCCCGAGACCCTGATGCCGGCCCTGGAGGAGCTCACCGAGGCCTACTTGCACTTCAAGAACGACCCCGATTTTCTGGCCGAGTATGAGTACTACCTGCGCGAGTACGTGGGCCGCCCCTCGCCCTTGTACCTGGCCGAGAACCTCACCCGGCACCTGGGCGGGGCCAAGATCTACCTGAAGCGCGAGGACCTGAACCACACCGGGGCCCACAAGATCAACAACACCCTGGGCCAGGCCCTTTTGTGCAAGCGCATGGGCAAGAAGCGGGTGATTGCCGAGACCGGGGCCGGCCAGCATGGGGTCTCGGTGGCCACCGTGGCCGCCCTGATGGGCCTGGAGTGCGTGGTCTACCAGGGGGCCGAGGACGTGCGGCGGCAGGCTTTGAACGTGTTTCGCATGAAGCTGCTGGGGGCCGAGGTGCGCCCGGTGGAAAGCGGCACCAAGACCCTAAAGGATGCTACCAACGAGGCCATCCGCGACTGGGTGACCAACGTGCGGGATAGCTTCTACATCATCGGCTCGGTGGTGGGGCCGCACCCCTATCCCATGATGGCCCGCGACTTCCAGAGCATCGTGGGGGAGGAAATCAAGGCCCAGCTCCGGGAAAAGGAGGGGCGCGAGAGCCCCGATGTGGTGATTGCCTGTGTGGGCGGGGGCTCCAACGCCATCGGGGTGTTTGCGCCCTTTGCCTACCAAGAGCCCCGTCCCCGCCTGATTGGGGTAGAAGCTGCGGGCCACGGGGCGGCTTCGGGGCTGCACGCCCTGTCCATCGGGGCCGGGCGCAAGGGGGTGCTGCACGGGGCCAAGATGTTTTTGCTCTACGACGACGACGGCCAGATTCAGCCCGCGCACTCGGTCTCGGCGGGCCTGGACTACCCTGGGGTGGGCCCCGAGCACAGCTACTTCGCCGAGCAGGGAATAGCCGAGTACGTGGGCATCACCGACGAGGAGGCCCTGGAGGGCTTTCAGCTTCTGTGTCGTTTGGAGGGGATTATCCCGGCCCTGGAGTCGGCCCATGCCATCGCCTACGCGGCCAAGCTGGCCCCGGAGATGGAGCCCGAGCAGGTGATTGTGATCAACCTCTCGGGCCGGGGCGACAAGGACGTGGCGGAGGTGATGCGCCTCATGGACGAGGGCCAGGGGTCAAGGGCCGAGGGGCTCGTGCTGGGAGGGCGCTCATGA
- a CDS encoding thioesterase family protein, with product MTARLSLAVRYAETDAMGVVHHSSYVVWLEAARVEWLVRIGLPYPEVEAQGLAFAVVELGLTYRQPARFGEVVEVEVWLAELSSRALRYQYRVWRGEVLLAEGFTRHLCQDRQGRATRIPPAIAQRLAAHLHRPD from the coding sequence ATGACCGCCCGGCTTTCACTCGCGGTGCGCTACGCCGAGACCGATGCTATGGGCGTGGTGCACCACAGCAGCTACGTGGTTTGGCTCGAGGCTGCACGGGTGGAGTGGCTTGTGCGCATCGGCCTGCCCTACCCCGAGGTGGAGGCCCAGGGCCTGGCCTTCGCGGTGGTGGAGCTGGGCCTCACCTACCGCCAGCCGGCCCGCTTCGGCGAGGTGGTCGAGGTGGAGGTCTGGCTGGCCGAGCTTTCCTCGCGGGCCCTGCGCTACCAGTACAGGGTATGGCGGGGGGAGGTGCTTTTGGCCGAGGGGTTCACCCGCCACCTCTGCCAGGACCGCCAGGGCAGGGCTACGCGGATTCCTCCCGCCATCGCCCAGCGGCTGGCCGCGCACCTGCACCGGCCCGACTAA
- the glmM gene encoding phosphoglucosamine mutase, whose product MGRRYFGTDGVRGVAGEPPLTPAFVLRLGQAAGAYFRAQTPRPVVLLGKDTRLSCDLLEAALAAGLMSQGVRVEHLGVLPTPGVAYLTQRLGATAGVMISASHNPYQDNGIKFFSHQGHKLPDEAEAEIEALLERDFPTDGIGSVSDFREAERMYLDFLLAKGSSLEGLRIVLDTANGATYRLAPRLFQRLGAEVFVMFNTPDGRNINKNCGSTHTAFLRNQVVEMGFDLGVAFDGDGDRAILVDRKGREFHGDHVLYLNALTRREPGVVGTLMSNMGLEVKLREAGINFYRTAVGDRYVYEKLKASGLTLGGEQSGHIIFLDHAPTGDGLLTAILTLSAMRASGRDLSEWYEALPMYPQQLKNVRVKDKERIMQHPELHQAIKEAEQALEGQGRVNVRPSGTEPLVRVMVEGPEGVIEAVSSRLVGLVERLDRSP is encoded by the coding sequence ATGGGACGCCGCTACTTCGGAACCGATGGGGTGCGGGGGGTGGCCGGGGAGCCTCCGCTGACCCCGGCCTTTGTGCTTAGGCTGGGCCAGGCCGCGGGGGCCTACTTCAGGGCCCAGACCCCCCGCCCGGTGGTGCTCTTGGGCAAGGACACCCGTCTTTCCTGCGACCTATTGGAGGCGGCTTTGGCCGCCGGCCTGATGTCGCAGGGGGTGCGGGTAGAGCACCTGGGGGTGCTGCCCACCCCGGGGGTGGCCTACCTGACCCAGCGCCTAGGGGCCACGGCGGGGGTGATGATCTCGGCCAGCCACAACCCCTATCAGGACAACGGCATCAAGTTCTTCAGCCACCAGGGCCACAAGCTGCCCGACGAGGCCGAGGCCGAGATAGAGGCCCTTTTGGAGCGAGACTTCCCCACCGACGGCATCGGCTCGGTGAGCGACTTTCGCGAGGCCGAGCGGATGTACCTGGACTTCCTCCTGGCCAAGGGCAGCAGCCTCGAGGGCCTGCGCATCGTGTTGGATACCGCCAACGGGGCCACCTACCGCCTGGCCCCCCGGCTGTTCCAGCGGCTTGGGGCCGAGGTCTTCGTCATGTTCAACACCCCTGATGGGCGGAACATCAACAAGAATTGCGGCTCCACCCACACCGCTTTCCTGCGCAACCAGGTGGTGGAGATGGGCTTCGACCTGGGGGTGGCCTTCGACGGGGATGGCGACCGGGCGATTCTGGTGGACCGCAAGGGCCGGGAGTTCCACGGCGACCACGTGCTCTACCTGAACGCCCTCACCCGGCGCGAGCCTGGGGTGGTGGGCACCCTGATGAGCAATATGGGCCTCGAGGTCAAGCTGCGTGAAGCAGGCATCAACTTCTACCGCACCGCGGTGGGCGACCGCTACGTCTACGAAAAGCTGAAGGCTTCCGGCCTTACCCTAGGCGGGGAACAGAGCGGGCACATCATCTTCCTGGACCATGCCCCCACCGGCGATGGCCTGCTCACCGCCATCCTCACCCTCTCGGCCATGCGGGCCTCTGGCCGCGATCTCTCGGAGTGGTACGAGGCCCTGCCCATGTACCCCCAGCAGCTCAAGAACGTGCGGGTAAAGGACAAGGAACGGATTATGCAGCACCCCGAGCTGCACCAGGCCATAAAGGAGGCCGAGCAGGCGCTGGAGGGCCAGGGCCGGGTGAACGTGCGGCCCTCGGGCACCGAGCCCCTGGTGCGGGTGATGGTGGAAGGACCAGAAGGGGTCATCGAGGCCGTCTCAAGCCGCCTGGTGGGCCTGGTGGAGCGGCTCGACCGCAGCCCATGA